A region of Vigna radiata var. radiata cultivar VC1973A chromosome 6, Vradiata_ver6, whole genome shotgun sequence DNA encodes the following proteins:
- the LOC106764803 gene encoding F-box/LRR-repeat protein 15 — MKLWCCLCFTEEEQDNLNFMKEEDISENDVVPGVGAAALADHHADDNRDDDRFAMTPVQPRAEALVSWTGECSAAACSDSTVAGSVESRDLSHKRAKFYADFEERYFSTNAGKCSASNEYGDYDFINDSLRPNGETFCDTFALMGGGEESGFDSSIVEDGEGDNSDILKVEDVEVRMDLTDDLLHMVFSFLDHPNLCKAARVCKQWRSASAHEDFWKSLNFEDRNISVEQFEDMCRRYPNATAVSISGSAIYLLVMRAISSLRNLEVLTLGRGQIADTFFHALADCXMLKKLNINDSTLGNGIQEITINHDRLCHLQLTKCRVMRIAVRCPQLETMSLKRSNMAQVVLNCPLLHELDIGSCHKLPDAAIRAAATSCPQLVSLDMSNCSCVSDETLREIALSCASLSFLDASYCPNISLESVRLPMLTVLKLHSCEGITSASMAAIAHSDMLEVLELDNCSLLTSVSLDLPRLQTIRLVHCRKFADLNLRTMMLSNILVSNCPALHRINITSNSLQKLALQKQESLTTLALQCQSLQEVDLSECESLTNSICDVFNDVGGCPMLKSLVLANCESLTSVRFFSTSLVSLSLADCRAITTLELTCPNLEKVILDGCDHLERASFCPVGLRSLNLGICPKLNILSIEATVMVSLELKGCGVLSEASVNCPLLTSLDASFCSQLTNECLSATTASCPMIESLILMSCSSIGLDGLCSLQRLPNLTLLDLSYTFLVNLQPVFESCTQLKVLKLQACKYLTDSSLEPLYKRGALPALQELDLSYATLCQSAIEELLSCCTHLTHVNLTGCANMHDLNWGCSRGHIAGVNVLSITSSYENVHELSEQPTRLLQNLNCVGCLNIRKVFIPLTAHCSCLLFLNLSLSTNLKEVDVACLNLSWLNLSNCYSLEVLKLDCPRLTSLFLQSCNIDEEAVETAISKCCTMLETLDVRFCPKISSMSMGRLRAACPSLKRIFSSLSTS; from the exons ATGAAGCTTTGGTGCTGTCTATGCTTCACTGAAGAGGAACAAGATAACCTAAACTTCATGAAGGAAGAGGACATTTCCGAAAACGACGTCGTTCCCGGCGTTGGAGCTGCTGCTCTCGCTGACCACCACGCTGACGACAACCGCGACGATGACCGATTCGCGATGACGCCAGTGCAGCCGCGCGCCGAGGCATTGGTCTCGTGGACCGGCGAGTGCAGCGCCGCCGCGTGCTCGGACAGCACCGTCGCAGGCAGCGTCGAGAGCCGCGATTTGAGCCATAAGCGCGCCAAGTTCTACGCCGATTTCGA GGAGCGGTACTTTTCGACGAATGCAGGGAAATGCAGTGCATCTAATGAATATGGAGACTATGACTTCATTAACGATTCTCTTCGACCCAACGGTGAGACTTTCTGTGATACATTTGCATTGATGGGTGGTGGTGAGGAGAGTGGTTTTGATTCCAGCATCGTGGAAGACGGTGAAGGAGATAATAGTGATATCTTGAAAGTGGAAGATGTAGAGGTCAGAATGGATCTCACCGATGACTTGTTGCATATG GTTTTCTCGTTTTTGGATCATCCCAATCTCTGCAAAGCTGCCAGGGTTTGTAAACAGTGGCGAAGTGCAAGTGCTCATGAAGATTTCTGGAAAAGCTTGAACTTTGAAGATCGTAACATCTCTGTCGAACAAT TTGAGGACATGTGTAGGCGTTATCCCAATGCCACAGCAGTGAGCATATCTGGTTCTGCTATTTACTTGCTTGTCATGAGGGCCATCTCTTCATTAAG gAATCTTGAGGTTCTAACATTAGGAAGAGGACAAATAGCTGATACTTTTTTCCATGCTTTAGCTGATTGTNCTAtgttaaaaaagttgaatataaATGATTCTACACTTGGCAATGGCATTCAAGAGATAACTATAAATCATGACAGATTGTGTCATCTTCAATTAACAAAATGCCGTGTGATGCGAATAGCAGTCAG GTGCCCACAACTGGAAACTATGTCATTGAAGCGCAGTAACATGGCACAGGTTGTACTCAATTGTCCACTTTTGCATGAGCTTGATATAGGCTCTTGCCACAAACTTCCTGATGCTGCAATACGAGCTGCTGCAACTTCATGCCCTCAACTTGTTTCACTGGACATGTCAAATTGTTCTTGTGTCAGTGATGAAACTCTGCGTGAAATAGCATTGAGTTGTGCTAGCCTTAGTTTTCTTGATGCATCGTACTGCCCAAACATTTCTCTGGAG tCTGTTAGACTGCCGATGTTGACAGTTCTAAAGCTTCATAGTTGTGAGGGGATCACTTCTGCCTCAATGGCTGCAATAGCTCATAGTGATATGTTGGAG GTTTTGGAGCTTGATAATTGTAGCCTTCTGACATCAGTGTCATTGGATCTTCCCCGTTTGCAGACTATTAGATTGGTACACTGTCGCAA GTTTGCCGATTTAAACTTGAGGACTATGATGCTTTCTAATATTCTGGTATCAAACTGTCCTGCACTTCATCGTATCAATATCACTTCAAATTCACTTCAA AAACTAGCATTGCAAAAGCAAGAAAGTTTAACCACCTTAGCTCTACAATGTCAATCTTTACAAGAAGTGGACCTCTCAGAGTGTGAATCTTTGACAAACTCTATATGTGATGTTTTTAACGATGTTGGAGGATGCCCTATGCTGAAATCACTAGTTCTAGCTAATTGTGAG AGCTTGACTTCGGTTCGGTTCTTCAGCACCTCTTTGGTCAGTCTTTCCCTTGCTGATTGTCGGGCAATCACTACTCTGGAGCTCACATGCCCCAACCTTGAGAAAGTCATTTTGGATGGTTGTGATCATTTAGAAAGAGCATCCTTTTGTCCT GTTGGTCTTCGATCTCTCAATTTAGGAATATgtccaaaattaaatatactcaGCATAGAAGCCACGGTTATGGTCTCACTTGAGTTGAAAGGATGTGGTGTACTGTCTGAAGCATCAGTTAATTGTCCTCTCTTGACATCTTTGGATGCTTCATTTTGCAG CCAACTCACTAATGAATGCTTGTCTGCTACAACTGCCTCTTGCCCAATGATTGAATCATTAATATTGATGTCATGCTCATCGATTGGTTTGGATGGACTGTGCTCTTTGCAGCGGCTCCCAAATTTGACCCTACTTGATTTATCGTATACCTTTTTGGTCAATTTGCAGCCTGTTTTTGAGTCTTGCACACAGCTAAAG GTATTAAAGTTGCAGGCATGCAAATATCTCACTGACTCATCACTTGAGCCCCTCTACAAGAGGGGAGCTTTACCAGCACTTCAGGAGTTAGACTTGTCTTATGCTACACTATGTCAGTCTGCTATAGAGGAGCTTCTTTCTTGCTGCACACACCTTACACATGTCAACTTGACTGGCTGTGCCAATATGCACGACTTAAATTGGGGATGTAGTCGTGGGCATATTGCTGGTGTAAATGTGCTATCTATTACAAGTTCTTATGAAAATGTCCATGAGCTAAGTGAGCAACCCACTCGACTACTGCAGAACTTAAACTGCGTGGGATGTCTGAACATTCGGAAAGTTTTCATTCCATTAACGGCACATTGTTcctgtttgttgtttttaaaccTTTCTCTATCAACGAATTTGAAAGAGGTTGATGTTGCATGTCTCAACCTAAGCTGGCTTAATCTAAG CAATTGTTACTCTTTGGAAGTTTTGAAGCTAGATTGTCCAAGATTGACCAGTCTATTCCTCCAG TCTTGCAACATTGACGAAGAAGCAGTAGAGACTGCTATATCCAAATGCTGCACTATGCTGGAGACTCTTGATGTTCGCTTCTGTCCAAAG ATTAGCTCAATGAGCATGGGAAGATTGCGTGCAGCATGTCCTAGTTTGAAGCGTATATTCAGCAGCTTGTCAACTTCATAA